A single region of the Halobacterium wangiae genome encodes:
- a CDS encoding MqnA/MqnD/SBP family protein encodes MAHRSTSRRTFLKSGTAAAAVGLTGVAGCLGGGGGGVSDLSLAFTVPVENLGSLFDIQELRDELSNVGEEYELSVSRNSSTPDSLNSMAAGELDLALLSSVSYGSAVSEEAVPGNISMISTDFWDAHPEWYGFTIFAGSDTGVSNPEDLEGKKVAVNSKGTGVHAVVNKALIQAGLDPENDVEVVELPFPSIASAINDGRVHAGIFPAIFAVAARAEGFTDVVSSQDLWDEQYPFAYTVASKNSLDNKSDAIELWGEDLAELVQYCYDNRPEVVSLAAEHFELPEQVVDGFFLNNNDYFRKDITIDMDRLQATMDELVELGFLEESFDVTEYATNDYVPSIN; translated from the coding sequence CGGCGGCGGGGGCGGCGGCGTCTCCGACCTCAGCCTCGCGTTCACCGTTCCGGTTGAGAACCTCGGTTCCCTGTTCGACATCCAGGAGCTCCGCGACGAACTATCGAACGTCGGCGAGGAGTACGAACTCAGCGTCTCCCGGAACTCGAGCACGCCGGACTCACTGAACTCGATGGCGGCCGGAGAACTCGACCTCGCGCTGCTCTCGTCGGTGAGCTACGGGTCGGCAGTCAGCGAGGAGGCCGTCCCCGGCAACATCTCGATGATCTCCACGGACTTCTGGGACGCACACCCCGAGTGGTACGGGTTCACCATCTTCGCCGGTTCCGACACCGGCGTCAGCAACCCAGAGGACCTTGAGGGGAAGAAGGTCGCCGTGAACTCCAAGGGGACCGGCGTGCACGCCGTCGTCAACAAGGCACTCATCCAGGCGGGCCTCGACCCGGAGAACGACGTCGAAGTCGTCGAACTCCCGTTCCCGTCCATCGCGTCGGCGATCAACGACGGCCGCGTCCACGCCGGCATCTTCCCGGCGATCTTCGCCGTCGCGGCCCGCGCGGAGGGCTTCACGGACGTCGTCTCCAGCCAGGACCTCTGGGACGAACAGTACCCGTTCGCGTACACCGTCGCGTCGAAGAACTCACTGGACAACAAGTCCGACGCCATCGAACTGTGGGGCGAGGACCTCGCTGAACTCGTCCAGTACTGCTACGACAACCGCCCCGAGGTCGTGTCGCTCGCCGCCGAGCACTTCGAACTCCCGGAGCAGGTCGTCGACGGGTTCTTCCTCAACAACAACGACTACTTCCGCAAGGACATCACCATCGACATGGACCGCCTGCAGGCCACGATGGACGAACTGGTCGAACTCGGCTTCCTCGAGGAGTCCTTCGACGTCACGGAGTACGCGACCAACGACTACGTCCCGTCGATCAACTGA
- a CDS encoding ABC transporter permease: MGVSTDQFDGSSVVNIAKSVYSLVIILVLWEVVTQMGYIHYYFLPPLSDVLTRFVDLTASGEMLENAYLTLKRAFLGLAIASILGVAVGVLSARNDVVDWFFDPIIKIGYPVPIIALIPVFMLWFGIGDTSKIIMVAVGTFWPVAVNARDAARQVEKNLVWAARMMGTSDWNLVRRVILPAAAPGIMTGLQIALPLSLIITFVFEMIAGGGGLGALEIEGVRSFQSTQTYAAIIAIMLVGLGLDRLLRLARSRLLRWT, translated from the coding sequence ATGGGCGTGAGCACCGACCAGTTCGACGGCTCCTCGGTCGTCAATATCGCGAAGTCGGTGTACTCGCTGGTCATCATCCTCGTGCTCTGGGAGGTCGTCACCCAGATGGGGTACATCCACTACTACTTCCTGCCGCCGCTGTCGGACGTCCTCACCCGATTCGTCGACCTGACGGCGTCCGGCGAGATGCTCGAGAACGCCTACCTGACGCTGAAACGGGCGTTCCTCGGACTCGCCATCGCCTCCATCCTCGGCGTGGCCGTCGGCGTCCTCAGCGCGCGCAACGACGTCGTCGACTGGTTCTTCGACCCGATCATCAAGATCGGCTACCCGGTACCCATCATCGCGCTCATCCCGGTGTTCATGCTGTGGTTCGGCATCGGCGACACGTCGAAGATCATCATGGTCGCGGTCGGCACGTTCTGGCCGGTCGCGGTGAACGCCCGTGACGCCGCCAGACAGGTCGAGAAGAACCTCGTCTGGGCAGCGCGGATGATGGGGACGAGCGACTGGAACCTGGTGCGGCGGGTCATCCTGCCGGCGGCGGCACCCGGCATCATGACCGGCCTCCAGATCGCGCTCCCGCTGTCGCTCATCATCACGTTCGTCTTCGAGATGATCGCCGGCGGCGGCGGCCTCGGTGCCCTCGAGATCGAGGGCGTCCGGTCGTTCCAATCGACGCAGACGTACGCCGCCATCATCGCTATCATGCTGGTCGGCCTCGGCCTCGACCGCCTGCTCCGGCTCGCCCGGAGCCGCCTCCTGCGCTGGACGTAG
- a CDS encoding ABC transporter permease, translating to MSNVTVRSFDAVPAPVQRAGQFVFDWIPLVILTLLWEYASGTAVPAAILPSPTIVAGEIQNLVASGDVFSHLSTSLTRIGVGLALAIAIGVLLGIGMARLDPVENFFEVLLALTYPIPKTALVPLAILWLGVGTETAVLIVFLACLLPIVLNAYNAAENVDKNLVWAAKMMGTDGRRLFWKVVIPATIPEILTGIRQAIPIAFIALVSAELIASDMGIGYLILTAGQVGNYSVMFANIVIISAIAYFAVRGFEILRERVLAWA from the coding sequence GTGAGCAACGTGACCGTCCGGTCGTTCGACGCCGTCCCCGCACCCGTCCAGCGTGCGGGGCAGTTCGTCTTCGACTGGATTCCGCTCGTCATCCTCACGCTCCTCTGGGAGTACGCGAGCGGGACGGCGGTGCCAGCAGCTATCCTGCCGTCGCCGACCATCGTCGCGGGAGAGATACAGAACCTCGTCGCCAGCGGCGACGTGTTCTCCCACCTCTCGACGTCGCTGACGCGCATCGGCGTCGGTCTGGCGTTGGCCATCGCGATCGGCGTGCTGCTCGGCATCGGGATGGCCAGACTCGACCCCGTCGAGAACTTCTTCGAGGTGTTGCTCGCCCTCACGTACCCGATTCCGAAGACCGCGCTCGTGCCGCTGGCCATCCTCTGGCTCGGCGTCGGCACCGAGACGGCCGTGCTCATCGTGTTCCTGGCCTGTCTACTGCCGATCGTGTTGAACGCGTACAACGCGGCGGAGAACGTCGACAAGAACCTGGTGTGGGCGGCGAAGATGATGGGGACCGACGGCAGACGGCTATTCTGGAAGGTCGTCATCCCCGCGACCATCCCAGAGATACTCACCGGCATCCGGCAGGCGATTCCAATCGCGTTCATCGCGCTGGTGAGCGCCGAACTCATCGCCTCGGACATGGGCATCGGCTACCTCATCCTGACGGCCGGTCAGGTCGGCAACTACTCGGTGATGTTCGCGAACATCGTGATCATCTCCGCGATCGCGTACTTCGCCGTGCGTGGCTTCGAGATCCTCCGTGAACGGGTGTTAGCATGGGCGTGA
- a CDS encoding ABC transporter ATP-binding protein produces MTERTLDGHVSISNLEKVYDDGAERTVAVEDLSFDIEGGEFASIVGPSGCGKSTLLYLVAGFLEETSGTIEVDGTPIDGPGTDRGVVFQDYALFPWRTVMENVTYGLEEQGVPKEERRSTAQKYIDMMDLSGFEDNYPKELSGGMKQRVGLARTLAYEPKILLMDEPFGALDQPLREALQDQLIDIWGDLDKTVVFVTHDVEEAVYLSDRVMVMTRHPGTKKTVTDVDLDRSQSREEIITSDEFNETKNTVWKSLREETQPEVQR; encoded by the coding sequence ATGACTGAACGCACCCTCGACGGACACGTCTCGATATCCAACCTCGAGAAGGTGTACGACGACGGCGCGGAACGCACGGTCGCGGTCGAGGACCTCTCCTTCGACATCGAGGGCGGCGAGTTCGCCAGCATCGTGGGGCCCAGTGGCTGCGGGAAGAGTACGCTGCTGTACCTCGTCGCGGGCTTCCTCGAGGAGACATCCGGCACCATCGAGGTAGACGGCACCCCCATCGACGGCCCCGGAACCGACCGGGGCGTCGTCTTCCAGGATTACGCACTGTTCCCGTGGCGGACCGTCATGGAGAACGTCACCTACGGGCTCGAGGAACAGGGAGTCCCGAAGGAGGAGCGCCGCTCGACCGCCCAGAAGTACATCGACATGATGGACCTCAGCGGCTTCGAGGACAACTACCCCAAGGAGCTCTCCGGCGGGATGAAACAGCGGGTCGGTCTCGCGCGCACCCTCGCGTACGAGCCGAAGATCCTGTTGATGGACGAGCCGTTCGGCGCGCTCGACCAGCCGCTCCGCGAGGCGCTCCAGGACCAGCTCATCGACATCTGGGGTGACCTGGACAAGACGGTCGTCTTCGTGACCCACGACGTCGAGGAGGCCGTCTACCTCTCCGACCGGGTGATGGTGATGACCCGCCACCCCGGGACGAAGAAGACGGTGACCGACGTCGACCTCGACCGCTCGCAGTCCCGCGAGGAGATCATCACCAGCGACGAGTTCAACGAGACGAAGAACACCGTCTGGAAGTCCCTCCGGGAGGAGACACAACCCGAGGTGCAACGGTAG